One Candidatus Nitrotoga arctica genomic window, GCTTTTCACGCAACTGACCACCGTAATCAGACAAGCGAGAGTTTTTCTTTTGTCCGTGCTGACCAGGAGGATAAGCACGACGCTCAACCCCGCATTTGTCGGTAAAACATTTTTCGCCCTTCAGAAACAGCTTTTCGCCTTCGCGACGGCACTGACGGCACTTTGGATCCAGATTTCTAGCCAAGGCTATCTCCTAAATTTAGATACGACGCTTTTTTGGCGGACGGCAGCCATTGTGTGGAACTGGCGTAATGTCAGAAATGCTGGTAATTTTAAAACCTGCCGCATTCAAAGCACGCACTGCCGATTCACGACCAGGGCCGGGACCTTTTATGCGCACTTCAAGGTTCTTTACGCCACATTCCTGAGCTGCCTTACTGGCTGTCTCACCAGCAATTTGCGCTGCGAACGGCGTGCTTTTACGCGAGCCTTTAAAACCATTGCTGCCACTAGTAGACCAAGCCAAAGCATTACCCTGACGGTCAGTAATTGTCACAATAGTATTGTTAAAGGAAGCGTGCACATGGGCAATGCCCTCAGCTACGTTCTTTTTGACTTTCTTGCGCACTCGCGTGTTTGTTTTAGCCATGCTCAATCCTCTCGAAAATTACTTCTTGGCGCCGGCAACAGACTTGCGCGGACCCTTGCGGGTGCGTGCATTAGTGCGCGTTCGTTGTCCCCGCACTGGCAAACCACGGCGATGGCGCAAGCCACGATAGCAACCCAAGTCCATCAATCTCTTTATATTCATCGAAATTTCTCGACGCAAATCACCTTCCACCGTAAACTTAGCGACCTCATCGCGCAACTTATCCATTTCCGCATCAGCGAGATCTTTTATTTTGGTGGATATGTTAACTCCGACAGTGGCGCATATTTTACGCGCCCGAGTGTTACCAACACCATAGATCGCGGTCAAAGCGATTACAGTGTGTTGATGATTTGGAATGTTTACCCCTGCAATACGAGCCATGCAACTACCCTATCGTTTAAAAAAGGCATTAAAAATTACCATTTGAGAGAGAAGCTTGCCTCACCCTCACTTAGCCCTGGCGTTGCTTGTGGCGTGCATCGCTACTACAGATCACGCGCACCACTCCTTTACGCCGTACTACTTTACAATTACGACAAACTTTTTTTACCGATGCTTGCACTTTCATTTTTTCTCCTTAACACTACACACAACTACTACTTGGCGCGAAAGGTAATGCGCCCTTTGGTCAAGTCATACGGTGTTAATTCAACCGTAACTTTATCACCAGGCAAAATACGAATATAGTGCATACGCATCTTACCGGAAATATGACCCAACACTATATGACCATTTTCTAGCTTTACACGAAAGGTTGCATTGGGGAGAGATTCGACAACCTCTCCCTGCATTTGCATCGCATCTTCCT contains:
- the rpsK gene encoding 30S ribosomal protein S11, with the translated sequence MAKTNTRVRKKVKKNVAEGIAHVHASFNNTIVTITDRQGNALAWSTSGSNGFKGSRKSTPFAAQIAGETASKAAQECGVKNLEVRIKGPGPGRESAVRALNAAGFKITSISDITPVPHNGCRPPKKRRI
- the rpsM gene encoding 30S ribosomal protein S13, which codes for MARIAGVNIPNHQHTVIALTAIYGVGNTRARKICATVGVNISTKIKDLADAEMDKLRDEVAKFTVEGDLRREISMNIKRLMDLGCYRGLRHRRGLPVRGQRTRTNARTRKGPRKSVAGAKK
- the rpmJ gene encoding 50S ribosomal protein L36 → MKVQASVKKVCRNCKVVRRKGVVRVICSSDARHKQRQG
- the infA gene encoding translation initiation factor IF-1; amino-acid sequence: MAKEDAMQMQGEVVESLPNATFRVKLENGHIVLGHISGKMRMHYIRILPGDKVTVELTPYDLTKGRITFRAK